One part of the Pecten maximus chromosome 9, xPecMax1.1, whole genome shotgun sequence genome encodes these proteins:
- the LOC117334994 gene encoding serine-rich adhesin for platelets-like isoform X4, with protein MMKKFDSKQYYRLAAVVVILSELVATQTNWDTVTPTTLDRIDSSSNYFTAWPTDLDREKDFHDNTVRNNDITDINPDQRNITASSEINYTSQPTSFTSPFVSSSLSSSVSASSPTFQTGKVNIIATSTTTKTASPTTVKTNPSIEVDNSTTQEVKSVFNIDKDSSATSEGINVYTSTPPEGKTVINIGIDASTTVKTVDKPTTPGVNGVHKPTKTDVNSVYKPTTSGMNDVNKSIPSTKPDVDSVQKPFIDPDMPEVKSSSTAPKDNLHKLTPTTITKMHNLSQSTNIPPKTDIVHTNLLTTEMGVTTKTEMRLETVNRTGETQMQTVTQTDTPTTAEGLNRTDNPIMPEVNLTDEQITQNANRTEKPMIPEVSRITKTTTSEVSRTRKTTMPEVSRTSKTITQELSRTSKTTTPEVSRTSKPATQEVSRIVTTTNPRDTVNIESTSTITLTSSNINVDLTNVEVSTEAQNSTDNTLPVTKGAHVNDSLTTERTTEEHKTTVHRVSNTDQIALNGTSLTTVSVTGSVSNLTVNTADIETTKSMETTTQNKALNTSQNTDQASTETLSISDSGVQIRHQTGDADDDTYWPIAIAVTVGVPVIIVFAVTITVLNRKRLERPNRLATPAFFSKLEKAHNAALSGYITPPTEYDA; from the exons ATGATGAAGAAATTTGACAGTAAACAGTATTACCGACTGGCCGCGGTGGTTGTTATACTTTCGGAAttg GTGGCCACTCAAACCAACTGGGACACAGTGACACCTACGACACTTGACCGTATTGACTCATCATCGAATTATTTTACAGCCTGGCCGACAGATCTCGATCGCGAGAAAGACTTCCATGATAATACGGTGAGAAACAACGATATCACCGACATCAATCCTGATCAAAGGAACATTACTGCCTCATCAGAAATAAACTACACGTCTCAGCCGACGTCATTCACATCACCATTTGTATCATCTTCATTATCGTCTTCAGTTTCGGCATCATCACCGACTTTTCAAACAGGTAAAGTCAACATTATAGCAACATCAACTACGACAAAGACGGCATCGCCAACCACAGTGAAAACAAACCCTAGCATTGAAGTAGATAATTCTACAACACAGGAAGTGAAAAGTGTGTTTAACATTGACAAAGATAGTTCTGCAACATCAGAGGGGATAAATGTGTATACATCTACCCCACCGGAAGGAAAAACTGTGATTAACATTGGCATAGATGCTTCTACCACAGTGAAAACTGTGGACAAACCTACCACACCGGGTGTGAATGGTGTACACAAACCTACCAAAACGGAT GTGAATAGTGTGTATAAACCGACCACATCGGGTATGAATGACGTGAACAAGTCTATACCATCTACCAAACCGGATGTCGATAGTGTGCAAAAGCCCTTTATAGACCCAGATATGCCGGAAGTAAAGTCATCTTCGACTGCACCAAAAGATAATTTGCACAAATTAACACCTACCACCATAACAAAAATGCACAACTTGTCCCAATCTACAAACATTCCTCCGAAAACAGACATCGTACACACCAACTTACTTACAACAGAAATGGGGGTAACAACAAAAACGGAGATGCGTCTCGAGACCGTGAATAGAACAGGTGAAACACAAATGCAGACCGTCACCCAAACAGATACGCCGACAACAGCGGAGGGCCTCAACAGAACAGACAATCCAATAATGCCGGAAGTCAATTTAACAGACGAGCAAATAACACAAAATGCCAATAGAACAGAAAAACCAATGATACCGGAAGTTAGTAGAATAACCAAAACAACAACGTCGGAAGTTAGTAGAACAAGAAAAACGACAATGCCGGAAGTTAGTAGAACAAGCAAAACAATAACACAGGAAC TCAGTAGAACAAGCAAAACAACAACGCCGGAAGTCAGTAGAACAAGCAAACCAGCCACTCAAGAAGTCAGCAGGATAGTAACTACTACAAATCCAAGAGACACAGTTAATATTGAATCCACGTCTACTATCACATTGACATCATCCAACATTAATGTTGACTTAACCAACGTCGAAGTCTCGACGGAAGCCCAGAATTCGACCGATAACACACTACCTGTAACCAAGGGTGCTCATGTGAACGACTCGTTAACAACCGAAAGAACCACCGAAGAACACAAGACAACGGTTCACCGAGTCAGCAATACGGACCAAATAGCTTTAAATGGAACAAGTTTGACCACAGTATCGGTCACAGGCAGCGTTTCAAACTTAACGGTAAACACTGCAGACATTGAAACGACAAAATCAATGGAGACAACCACGCAAAATAAGGCTTTAAATACATCCCAAAATACCGACCAGGCGTCCACGGAGACTTTATCTATTAGCGACTCGGGCGTCCAGATCAGACATCAGACGGGTGACGCGGATGACGACACCTACTGGCCAATCGCAATTGCTGTTACAGTCGGTGTGCCCGTCATCATCGTCTTCGCCGTCACCATAACCGTCCTAAACCGCAAGAGGTTAGAGCGTCCGAATCGCTTAGCAACGCCAGCTTTCTTTTC
- the LOC117334994 gene encoding serine-rich adhesin for platelets-like isoform X1: MMKKFDSKQYYRLAAVVVILSELVATQTNWDTVTPTTLDRIDSSSNYFTAWPTDLDREKDFHDNTVRNNDITDINPDQRNITASSEINYTSQPTSFTSPFVSSSLSSSVSASSPTFQTGKVNIIATSTTTKTASPTTVKTNPSIEVDNSTTQEVKSVFNIDKDSSATSEGINVYTSTPPEGKTVINIGIDASTTVKTVDKPTTPGVNGVHKPTKTDVNGVHKHTTPGVNGVHKPTTPGVNSVYKPTTSGMNDVNKSIPSTKPDVDSVQKPFIDPDMPEVKSSSTAPKDNLHKLTPTTITKMHNLSQSTNIPPKTDIVHTNLLTTEMGVTTKTEMRLETVNRTGETQMQTVTQTDTPTTAEGLNRTDNPIMPEVNLTDEQITQNANRTEKPMIPEVSRITKTTTSEVSRTRKTTMPEVSRTSKTITQELSRTSKTTTPEVSRTSKPATQEVSRIVTTTNPRDTVNIESTSTITLTSSNINVDLTNVEVSTEAQNSTDNTLPVTKGAHVNDSLTTERTTEEHKTTVHRVSNTDQIALNGTSLTTVSVTGSVSNLTVNTADIETTKSMETTTQNKALNTSQNTDQASTETLSISDSGVQIRHQTGDADDDTYWPIAIAVTVGVPVIIVFAVTITVLNRKRLERPNRLATPAFFSKLEKAHNAALSGYITPPTEYDA, encoded by the exons ATGATGAAGAAATTTGACAGTAAACAGTATTACCGACTGGCCGCGGTGGTTGTTATACTTTCGGAAttg GTGGCCACTCAAACCAACTGGGACACAGTGACACCTACGACACTTGACCGTATTGACTCATCATCGAATTATTTTACAGCCTGGCCGACAGATCTCGATCGCGAGAAAGACTTCCATGATAATACGGTGAGAAACAACGATATCACCGACATCAATCCTGATCAAAGGAACATTACTGCCTCATCAGAAATAAACTACACGTCTCAGCCGACGTCATTCACATCACCATTTGTATCATCTTCATTATCGTCTTCAGTTTCGGCATCATCACCGACTTTTCAAACAGGTAAAGTCAACATTATAGCAACATCAACTACGACAAAGACGGCATCGCCAACCACAGTGAAAACAAACCCTAGCATTGAAGTAGATAATTCTACAACACAGGAAGTGAAAAGTGTGTTTAACATTGACAAAGATAGTTCTGCAACATCAGAGGGGATAAATGTGTATACATCTACCCCACCGGAAGGAAAAACTGTGATTAACATTGGCATAGATGCTTCTACCACAGTGAAAACTGTGGACAAACCTACCACACCGGGTGTGAATGGTGTACACAAACCTACCAAAACGGATGTGAATGGtgtacacaaacataccacaccGGGTGTGAATGGTGTACACAAACCTACCACACCGGGTGTGAATAGTGTGTATAAACCGACCACATCGGGTATGAATGACGTGAACAAGTCTATACCATCTACCAAACCGGATGTCGATAGTGTGCAAAAGCCCTTTATAGACCCAGATATGCCGGAAGTAAAGTCATCTTCGACTGCACCAAAAGATAATTTGCACAAATTAACACCTACCACCATAACAAAAATGCACAACTTGTCCCAATCTACAAACATTCCTCCGAAAACAGACATCGTACACACCAACTTACTTACAACAGAAATGGGGGTAACAACAAAAACGGAGATGCGTCTCGAGACCGTGAATAGAACAGGTGAAACACAAATGCAGACCGTCACCCAAACAGATACGCCGACAACAGCGGAGGGCCTCAACAGAACAGACAATCCAATAATGCCGGAAGTCAATTTAACAGACGAGCAAATAACACAAAATGCCAATAGAACAGAAAAACCAATGATACCGGAAGTTAGTAGAATAACCAAAACAACAACGTCGGAAGTTAGTAGAACAAGAAAAACGACAATGCCGGAAGTTAGTAGAACAAGCAAAACAATAACACAGGAAC TCAGTAGAACAAGCAAAACAACAACGCCGGAAGTCAGTAGAACAAGCAAACCAGCCACTCAAGAAGTCAGCAGGATAGTAACTACTACAAATCCAAGAGACACAGTTAATATTGAATCCACGTCTACTATCACATTGACATCATCCAACATTAATGTTGACTTAACCAACGTCGAAGTCTCGACGGAAGCCCAGAATTCGACCGATAACACACTACCTGTAACCAAGGGTGCTCATGTGAACGACTCGTTAACAACCGAAAGAACCACCGAAGAACACAAGACAACGGTTCACCGAGTCAGCAATACGGACCAAATAGCTTTAAATGGAACAAGTTTGACCACAGTATCGGTCACAGGCAGCGTTTCAAACTTAACGGTAAACACTGCAGACATTGAAACGACAAAATCAATGGAGACAACCACGCAAAATAAGGCTTTAAATACATCCCAAAATACCGACCAGGCGTCCACGGAGACTTTATCTATTAGCGACTCGGGCGTCCAGATCAGACATCAGACGGGTGACGCGGATGACGACACCTACTGGCCAATCGCAATTGCTGTTACAGTCGGTGTGCCCGTCATCATCGTCTTCGCCGTCACCATAACCGTCCTAAACCGCAAGAGGTTAGAGCGTCCGAATCGCTTAGCAACGCCAGCTTTCTTTTC
- the LOC117334994 gene encoding serine-rich adhesin for platelets-like isoform X3: MMKKFDSKQYYRLAAVVVILSELVATQTNWDTVTPTTLDRIDSSSNYFTAWPTDLDREKDFHDNTVRNNDITDINPDQRNITASSEINYTSQPTSFTSPFVSSSLSSSVSASSPTFQTGKVNIIATSTTTKTASPTTVKTNPSIEVDNSTTQEVKSVFNIDKDSSATSEGINVYTSTPPEGKTVINIGIDASTTVKTVDKPTTPGVNGVHKPTKTDVNGVHKHTTPGVNGVHKPTTPGVNSVYKPTTSGMNDVNKSIPSTKPDVDSVQKPFIDPDMPEVKSSSTAPKDNLHKLTPTTITKMHNLSQSTNIPPKTDIVHTNLLTTEMGVTTKTEMRLETVNRTGETQMQTVTQTDTPTTAEGLNRTDNPIMPEVNLTDEQITQNANRTEKPMIPEVSRITKTTTSEVSRTRKTTMPEVSRTSKTITQELSRTSKTTTPEVSRTSKPATQEVSRIVTTTNPRDTVNIESTSTITLTSSNINVDLTNVEVSTEAQNSTDNTLPVTKGAHVNDSLTTERTTEEHKTTVHRVSNTDQIALNGTSLTTVSVTGSVSNLTVNTADIETTKSMETTTQNKALNTSQNTDQASTETLSISDSGVQIRHQTGDADDDTYWPIAIAVTVGVPVIIVFAVTITVLNRKRLERPNRLATPAFFS, translated from the exons ATGATGAAGAAATTTGACAGTAAACAGTATTACCGACTGGCCGCGGTGGTTGTTATACTTTCGGAAttg GTGGCCACTCAAACCAACTGGGACACAGTGACACCTACGACACTTGACCGTATTGACTCATCATCGAATTATTTTACAGCCTGGCCGACAGATCTCGATCGCGAGAAAGACTTCCATGATAATACGGTGAGAAACAACGATATCACCGACATCAATCCTGATCAAAGGAACATTACTGCCTCATCAGAAATAAACTACACGTCTCAGCCGACGTCATTCACATCACCATTTGTATCATCTTCATTATCGTCTTCAGTTTCGGCATCATCACCGACTTTTCAAACAGGTAAAGTCAACATTATAGCAACATCAACTACGACAAAGACGGCATCGCCAACCACAGTGAAAACAAACCCTAGCATTGAAGTAGATAATTCTACAACACAGGAAGTGAAAAGTGTGTTTAACATTGACAAAGATAGTTCTGCAACATCAGAGGGGATAAATGTGTATACATCTACCCCACCGGAAGGAAAAACTGTGATTAACATTGGCATAGATGCTTCTACCACAGTGAAAACTGTGGACAAACCTACCACACCGGGTGTGAATGGTGTACACAAACCTACCAAAACGGATGTGAATGGtgtacacaaacataccacaccGGGTGTGAATGGTGTACACAAACCTACCACACCGGGTGTGAATAGTGTGTATAAACCGACCACATCGGGTATGAATGACGTGAACAAGTCTATACCATCTACCAAACCGGATGTCGATAGTGTGCAAAAGCCCTTTATAGACCCAGATATGCCGGAAGTAAAGTCATCTTCGACTGCACCAAAAGATAATTTGCACAAATTAACACCTACCACCATAACAAAAATGCACAACTTGTCCCAATCTACAAACATTCCTCCGAAAACAGACATCGTACACACCAACTTACTTACAACAGAAATGGGGGTAACAACAAAAACGGAGATGCGTCTCGAGACCGTGAATAGAACAGGTGAAACACAAATGCAGACCGTCACCCAAACAGATACGCCGACAACAGCGGAGGGCCTCAACAGAACAGACAATCCAATAATGCCGGAAGTCAATTTAACAGACGAGCAAATAACACAAAATGCCAATAGAACAGAAAAACCAATGATACCGGAAGTTAGTAGAATAACCAAAACAACAACGTCGGAAGTTAGTAGAACAAGAAAAACGACAATGCCGGAAGTTAGTAGAACAAGCAAAACAATAACACAGGAAC TCAGTAGAACAAGCAAAACAACAACGCCGGAAGTCAGTAGAACAAGCAAACCAGCCACTCAAGAAGTCAGCAGGATAGTAACTACTACAAATCCAAGAGACACAGTTAATATTGAATCCACGTCTACTATCACATTGACATCATCCAACATTAATGTTGACTTAACCAACGTCGAAGTCTCGACGGAAGCCCAGAATTCGACCGATAACACACTACCTGTAACCAAGGGTGCTCATGTGAACGACTCGTTAACAACCGAAAGAACCACCGAAGAACACAAGACAACGGTTCACCGAGTCAGCAATACGGACCAAATAGCTTTAAATGGAACAAGTTTGACCACAGTATCGGTCACAGGCAGCGTTTCAAACTTAACGGTAAACACTGCAGACATTGAAACGACAAAATCAATGGAGACAACCACGCAAAATAAGGCTTTAAATACATCCCAAAATACCGACCAGGCGTCCACGGAGACTTTATCTATTAGCGACTCGGGCGTCCAGATCAGACATCAGACGGGTGACGCGGATGACGACACCTACTGGCCAATCGCAATTGCTGTTACAGTCGGTGTGCCCGTCATCATCGTCTTCGCCGTCACCATAACCGTCCTAAACCGCAAGAGGTTAGAGCGTCCGAATCGCTTAGCAACGCCAGCTTTCTTTTCGTGA
- the LOC117334994 gene encoding serine-rich adhesin for platelets-like isoform X2 produces the protein MMKKFDSKQYYRLAAVVVILSELVATQTNWDTVTPTTLDRIDSSSNYFTAWPTDLDREKDFHDNTVRNNDITDINPDQRNITASSEINYTSQPTSFTSPFVSSSLSSSVSASSPTFQTGKVNIIATSTTTKTASPTTVKTNPSIEVDNSTTQEVKSVFNIDKDSSATSEGINVYTSTPPEGKTVINIGIDASTTVKTVDKPTTPGVNGVHKPTKTDVNGVHKHTTPGVNGVHKPTTPGVNSVYKPTTSGMNDVNKSIPSTKPDVDSVQKPFIDPDMPEVKSSSTAPKDNLHKLTPTTITKMHNLSQSTNIPPKTDIVHTNLLTTEMGVTTKTEMRLETVNRTGETQMQTVTQTDTPTTAEGLNRTDNPIMPEVNLTDEQITQNANRTEKPMIPEVSRITKTTTSEVSRTRKTTMPEVSRTSKTITQELSRTSKTTTPEVSRTSKPATQEVSRIVTTTNPRDTVNIESTSTITLTSSNINVDLTNVEVSTEAQNSTDNTLPVTKGAHVNDSLTTERTTEEHKTTVHRVSNTDQIALNGTSLTTVSVTGSVSNLTVNTADIETTKSMETTTQNKALNTSQNTDQASTETLSISDSGVQIRHQTGDADDDTYWPIAIAVTVGVPVIIVFAVTITVLNRKRKLEKAHNAALSGYITPPTEYDA, from the exons ATGATGAAGAAATTTGACAGTAAACAGTATTACCGACTGGCCGCGGTGGTTGTTATACTTTCGGAAttg GTGGCCACTCAAACCAACTGGGACACAGTGACACCTACGACACTTGACCGTATTGACTCATCATCGAATTATTTTACAGCCTGGCCGACAGATCTCGATCGCGAGAAAGACTTCCATGATAATACGGTGAGAAACAACGATATCACCGACATCAATCCTGATCAAAGGAACATTACTGCCTCATCAGAAATAAACTACACGTCTCAGCCGACGTCATTCACATCACCATTTGTATCATCTTCATTATCGTCTTCAGTTTCGGCATCATCACCGACTTTTCAAACAGGTAAAGTCAACATTATAGCAACATCAACTACGACAAAGACGGCATCGCCAACCACAGTGAAAACAAACCCTAGCATTGAAGTAGATAATTCTACAACACAGGAAGTGAAAAGTGTGTTTAACATTGACAAAGATAGTTCTGCAACATCAGAGGGGATAAATGTGTATACATCTACCCCACCGGAAGGAAAAACTGTGATTAACATTGGCATAGATGCTTCTACCACAGTGAAAACTGTGGACAAACCTACCACACCGGGTGTGAATGGTGTACACAAACCTACCAAAACGGATGTGAATGGtgtacacaaacataccacaccGGGTGTGAATGGTGTACACAAACCTACCACACCGGGTGTGAATAGTGTGTATAAACCGACCACATCGGGTATGAATGACGTGAACAAGTCTATACCATCTACCAAACCGGATGTCGATAGTGTGCAAAAGCCCTTTATAGACCCAGATATGCCGGAAGTAAAGTCATCTTCGACTGCACCAAAAGATAATTTGCACAAATTAACACCTACCACCATAACAAAAATGCACAACTTGTCCCAATCTACAAACATTCCTCCGAAAACAGACATCGTACACACCAACTTACTTACAACAGAAATGGGGGTAACAACAAAAACGGAGATGCGTCTCGAGACCGTGAATAGAACAGGTGAAACACAAATGCAGACCGTCACCCAAACAGATACGCCGACAACAGCGGAGGGCCTCAACAGAACAGACAATCCAATAATGCCGGAAGTCAATTTAACAGACGAGCAAATAACACAAAATGCCAATAGAACAGAAAAACCAATGATACCGGAAGTTAGTAGAATAACCAAAACAACAACGTCGGAAGTTAGTAGAACAAGAAAAACGACAATGCCGGAAGTTAGTAGAACAAGCAAAACAATAACACAGGAAC TCAGTAGAACAAGCAAAACAACAACGCCGGAAGTCAGTAGAACAAGCAAACCAGCCACTCAAGAAGTCAGCAGGATAGTAACTACTACAAATCCAAGAGACACAGTTAATATTGAATCCACGTCTACTATCACATTGACATCATCCAACATTAATGTTGACTTAACCAACGTCGAAGTCTCGACGGAAGCCCAGAATTCGACCGATAACACACTACCTGTAACCAAGGGTGCTCATGTGAACGACTCGTTAACAACCGAAAGAACCACCGAAGAACACAAGACAACGGTTCACCGAGTCAGCAATACGGACCAAATAGCTTTAAATGGAACAAGTTTGACCACAGTATCGGTCACAGGCAGCGTTTCAAACTTAACGGTAAACACTGCAGACATTGAAACGACAAAATCAATGGAGACAACCACGCAAAATAAGGCTTTAAATACATCCCAAAATACCGACCAGGCGTCCACGGAGACTTTATCTATTAGCGACTCGGGCGTCCAGATCAGACATCAGACGGGTGACGCGGATGACGACACCTACTGGCCAATCGCAATTGCTGTTACAGTCGGTGTGCCCGTCATCATCGTCTTCGCCGTCACCATAACCGTCCTAAACCGCAAGAG